Proteins from one Pirellulaceae bacterium genomic window:
- a CDS encoding sugar phosphate isomerase/epimerase translates to MSRLVTLFTGQWADLPIEDMCRKTREFGYNGIELACWGDHFEVDKALADDSYCNQKRELLAKYDLQCEAISGHLVGQAICDPIDERHKTILPDYVWGDGDPEGVNQRAIEEMKNTARAAQKFGVGVVNGFTGSSIWHLNYSFPPVPQSMIDDGFKLFADRFNPILDVFAECGVKFALEVHPTEIAFDLHTAQMALDALDNREEFGFNFDPSHLHWQGVDPVEFIRAFPDRIYHVHVKDAITTLDGRSGIIASHLNFGDPRRGWDFRSPGRGAVNFEEIGRALNQIGYQGPLSVEWEDCGMDREFGAAEASEFVRRTMCFTPSNVQFDAAFSEE, encoded by the coding sequence ATGAGTCGTCTGGTTACTTTGTTCACCGGTCAATGGGCCGATCTTCCGATCGAAGATATGTGTCGCAAGACACGCGAGTTTGGTTACAACGGAATTGAATTGGCATGCTGGGGTGACCACTTCGAAGTGGATAAGGCCTTGGCGGACGATAGCTACTGTAATCAAAAACGCGAGCTATTGGCCAAGTATGACTTGCAGTGTGAAGCGATCAGCGGCCATCTGGTCGGCCAAGCGATTTGCGATCCAATTGATGAGCGGCATAAGACGATTCTGCCCGATTACGTTTGGGGAGATGGTGATCCCGAAGGTGTGAATCAACGTGCCATCGAAGAAATGAAAAATACAGCCAGAGCCGCCCAAAAGTTTGGCGTCGGCGTCGTAAACGGTTTTACGGGTTCGAGTATTTGGCATCTGAATTATTCTTTCCCACCAGTGCCTCAGTCGATGATCGATGATGGTTTCAAGCTGTTTGCTGATCGGTTCAATCCGATCCTCGATGTGTTTGCCGAGTGTGGTGTGAAATTCGCTTTAGAGGTACATCCGACAGAGATCGCCTTTGATTTGCACACGGCTCAAATGGCCTTGGACGCGCTGGATAATCGTGAGGAGTTCGGCTTTAACTTTGATCCGAGTCATCTCCATTGGCAGGGTGTGGATCCCGTTGAGTTCATTCGCGCCTTCCCTGATCGGATTTATCATGTGCACGTGAAAGATGCGATCACGACTTTGGACGGTCGCAGTGGCATCATCGCCAGTCACCTTAACTTCGGGGATCCAAGGCGCGGTTGGGACTTCCGTTCGCCCGGTCGTGGTGCTGTGAACTTTGAAGAGATCGGACGAGCCTTGAACCAGATTGGGTACCAAGGTCCCCTTTCGGTCGAGTGGGAAGACTGTGGCATGGATCGCGAATTCGGCGCTGCAGAAGCTTCTGAGTTTGTTCGACGCACGATGTGCTTCACGCCAAGCAATGTTCAGTTTGACGCGGCCTTTTCAGAAGAGTAG